Proteins found in one Triticum aestivum cultivar Chinese Spring chromosome 4D, IWGSC CS RefSeq v2.1, whole genome shotgun sequence genomic segment:
- the LOC123100106 gene encoding glutamate decarboxylase 1 isoform X1: MVLSRAASDTDVSVHSTFASRYVRSSLPRYRMPENSIPKEAAYQIINDELMLDGNPRLNLASFVTTWMEPECDKLIMASINKNYVDMDEYPVTTEFQNRCVNMIAHLFHAPLGESETAVGVGTVGSSEAIMLAGLAFKRRWQNKRKAEGKPFDKPNIITGANVQVCWEKFARYFEVELKEVKLREGYYVMDPEQAVEMVDENTICVAAILGSTLNGEFEDVKRINDLLEEKNKQTGWETPIHVDAASGGFIAPFLYPELEWDFRLPWVKSINVSGHKYGLVYPGIGWCVWRTKEDLPDELIFHINYLGSDQPTFTLNFSKGSSQVIAQYYQLIRHGLEVTSLPHRSGQEDSFGKGADTIYIHTITQGYRNIMENCQENAMVVKEGLEKTGRFNIVSKDEGVPLVAFSLKDHSRHDEFEISDMLRRFGWIVPAYTMPADAQHVTVLRVVIREEFSRTLAERLVLDIDTVMAQLDALPSKLAPPALLPATLPKTVVVANGHVKKTELETQKSVTEAWKKFVLAKKTNGVC, encoded by the exons ATGGTGCTCTCCAGGGCCGCCTCCGACACCGACGTGTCGGTGCACTCCACCTTCGCCTCCCGCTATGTCCGCTCGTCCCTCCCGAG GTATCGCATGCCGGAGAACTCGATCCCCAAGGAGGCGGCGTACCAGATCATCAACGACGAGCTGATGCTGGACGGCAACCCGCGGCTGAACCTGGCGTCGTTCGTCACCACGTGGATGGAGCCCGAGTGCGACAAGCTCATCATGGCCTCCATCAACAAGAACTACGTCGACATGGACGAGTACCCGGTCACCACCGAGTTCCAG AACCGGTGCGTGAACATGATCGCGCATCTCTTCCACGCGCCGCTGGGCGAGTCGGAGACGGCGGTGGGCGTGGGCACGGTGGGGTCGTCGGAGGCCATCATGCTGGCCGGGCTGGCCTTCAAGCGGAGGTGGCagaacaagcgcaaggccgagggCAAGCCCTTCGACAAGCCCAACATCATCACCGGCGCCAACGTCCAG GTGTGCTGGGAGAAGTTCGCTCGGTACTTTGAGGTGGAGCTCAAGGAGGTGAAGCTGCGGGAGGGGTACTACGTCATGGACCCGGAGCAGGCGGTGGAGATGGTGGACGAGAACACCATCTGCGTCGCCGCCATCCTCGGCTCCACGCTCAACGGCGAGTTCGAGGACGTCAAGCGCATCAACGACCTGCTGGAGGAGAAGAACAAGCAGACAGG GTGGGAGACGCCGATCCACGTGGACGCGGCGAGCGGCGGCTTCATCGCGCCGTTCCTGTACCCGGAGCTGGAGTGGGACTTCCGGCTGCCGTGGGTGAAGAGCATCAACGTGAGCGGCCACAAGTACGGCCTCGTCTACCCCGGCATCGGCTGGTGCGTCTGGCGCACCAAGGAGGACCTCCCCGACGAGCTCATCTTCCACATCAACTACCTCGGCTCCGACCAGCCCACCTTCACTCTCAACTTCTCCAAGGGCTCCAGCCAGGTCATCGCCCAGTACTACCAGCTCATCCGCCATGGCTTGGAGGTAACTTCTTTACCGCATCGATCAGGACAGGAGGATTCATTTGGTAAAGGAGCTGACACGATCTACATCCATACAATAACGCAGGGGTACAGGAACATCATGGAGAACTGCCAGGAGAAcgccatggtggtgaaggagggcCTGGAGAAGACGGGGCGCTTCAACATCGTGTCCAAGGACGAGGGCGTGCCGCTGGTGGCCTTCTCGCTCAAGGACCACAGCCGGCACGACGAGTTCGAGATCTCCGACATGCTGCGCCGCTTCGGCTGGATCGTGCCGGCCTACACCATGCCCGCCGACGCGCAGCACGTCACGGTGCTCCGCGTCGTCATCCGGGAGGAGTTCAGCCGCACCCTCGCCGAGCGCCTCGTCCTCGACATCGACACCGTCATGGCCCAGCTCGACGCGCTCCCCTCCAAGCTCGCGCCCCCCGCCCTGCTGCCGGCCACGCTGCCCAAGACCGTCGTCGTCGCCAACGGCCACGTCAAGAAGACGGAGCTCGAGACGCAGAAGTCGGTCACGGAGGCGTGGAAGAAGTTTGTGCTTGCCAAGAAGACCAACGGCGTCTGCTAG
- the LOC123100106 gene encoding glutamate decarboxylase 1 isoform X2 — protein sequence MVLSRAASDTDVSVHSTFASRYVRSSLPRYRMPENSIPKEAAYQIINDELMLDGNPRLNLASFVTTWMEPECDKLIMASINKNYVDMDEYPVTTEFQNRCVNMIAHLFHAPLGESETAVGVGTVGSSEAIMLAGLAFKRRWQNKRKAEGKPFDKPNIITGANVQVCWEKFARYFEVELKEVKLREGYYVMDPEQAVEMVDENTICVAAILGSTLNGEFEDVKRINDLLEEKNKQTGWETPIHVDAASGGFIAPFLYPELEWDFRLPWVKSINVSGHKYGLVYPGIGWCVWRTKEDLPDELIFHINYLGSDQPTFTLNFSKGSSQVIAQYYQLIRHGLEGYRNIMENCQENAMVVKEGLEKTGRFNIVSKDEGVPLVAFSLKDHSRHDEFEISDMLRRFGWIVPAYTMPADAQHVTVLRVVIREEFSRTLAERLVLDIDTVMAQLDALPSKLAPPALLPATLPKTVVVANGHVKKTELETQKSVTEAWKKFVLAKKTNGVC from the exons ATGGTGCTCTCCAGGGCCGCCTCCGACACCGACGTGTCGGTGCACTCCACCTTCGCCTCCCGCTATGTCCGCTCGTCCCTCCCGAG GTATCGCATGCCGGAGAACTCGATCCCCAAGGAGGCGGCGTACCAGATCATCAACGACGAGCTGATGCTGGACGGCAACCCGCGGCTGAACCTGGCGTCGTTCGTCACCACGTGGATGGAGCCCGAGTGCGACAAGCTCATCATGGCCTCCATCAACAAGAACTACGTCGACATGGACGAGTACCCGGTCACCACCGAGTTCCAG AACCGGTGCGTGAACATGATCGCGCATCTCTTCCACGCGCCGCTGGGCGAGTCGGAGACGGCGGTGGGCGTGGGCACGGTGGGGTCGTCGGAGGCCATCATGCTGGCCGGGCTGGCCTTCAAGCGGAGGTGGCagaacaagcgcaaggccgagggCAAGCCCTTCGACAAGCCCAACATCATCACCGGCGCCAACGTCCAG GTGTGCTGGGAGAAGTTCGCTCGGTACTTTGAGGTGGAGCTCAAGGAGGTGAAGCTGCGGGAGGGGTACTACGTCATGGACCCGGAGCAGGCGGTGGAGATGGTGGACGAGAACACCATCTGCGTCGCCGCCATCCTCGGCTCCACGCTCAACGGCGAGTTCGAGGACGTCAAGCGCATCAACGACCTGCTGGAGGAGAAGAACAAGCAGACAGG GTGGGAGACGCCGATCCACGTGGACGCGGCGAGCGGCGGCTTCATCGCGCCGTTCCTGTACCCGGAGCTGGAGTGGGACTTCCGGCTGCCGTGGGTGAAGAGCATCAACGTGAGCGGCCACAAGTACGGCCTCGTCTACCCCGGCATCGGCTGGTGCGTCTGGCGCACCAAGGAGGACCTCCCCGACGAGCTCATCTTCCACATCAACTACCTCGGCTCCGACCAGCCCACCTTCACTCTCAACTTCTCCAAGGGCTCCAGCCAGGTCATCGCCCAGTACTACCAGCTCATCCGCCATGGCTTGGAG GGGTACAGGAACATCATGGAGAACTGCCAGGAGAAcgccatggtggtgaaggagggcCTGGAGAAGACGGGGCGCTTCAACATCGTGTCCAAGGACGAGGGCGTGCCGCTGGTGGCCTTCTCGCTCAAGGACCACAGCCGGCACGACGAGTTCGAGATCTCCGACATGCTGCGCCGCTTCGGCTGGATCGTGCCGGCCTACACCATGCCCGCCGACGCGCAGCACGTCACGGTGCTCCGCGTCGTCATCCGGGAGGAGTTCAGCCGCACCCTCGCCGAGCGCCTCGTCCTCGACATCGACACCGTCATGGCCCAGCTCGACGCGCTCCCCTCCAAGCTCGCGCCCCCCGCCCTGCTGCCGGCCACGCTGCCCAAGACCGTCGTCGTCGCCAACGGCCACGTCAAGAAGACGGAGCTCGAGACGCAGAAGTCGGTCACGGAGGCGTGGAAGAAGTTTGTGCTTGCCAAGAAGACCAACGGCGTCTGCTAG